A region from the Vicia villosa cultivar HV-30 ecotype Madison, WI linkage group LG3, Vvil1.0, whole genome shotgun sequence genome encodes:
- the LOC131657881 gene encoding uncharacterized protein LOC131657881, which translates to MSQNSVSFDSYRSHRMRQECHCSLDAPLMTAWTDTNPGRRFFGCGMYKVQGFKKCSNFVWLDEEMNTRAKEVISSLMQKLNEEKQRVKDSVAKEEELKMKMKLIKKQLKFNWVMTIVVLVQFMYKFKDV; encoded by the exons ATGTCTCAAAACTCTGTGTCATTCGATAGCTACAGAAGTCACAGAATGAGACAGGAATGTCATTGCAGTCTCGATGCTCCATTGATGACGGCCTGGACCGATACAAACCCAGGACGTCGCTTTTTCGGTTGTGGGATGTACAAGGTTCAAGGTTTCAAGAAGTGCAGTAACTTTGTTTGGCTTGATGAGGAAATGAACACTAGGGCAAAAGAAGTAATTTCGAGCTTAATGCAAAAGTTGAATGAAGAAAAGCAGAGGGTTAAGGATTCAgtcgcaaaagaagaagaattgaagatgaagatgaaactgATAAAGAAACAGTTGAAGTTTAATTGGGTCATGACCATTGTTGTGCTG GTTCAATTTATGTATAAGTTTAAGGATGTTTAG
- the LOC131655418 gene encoding uncharacterized protein LOC131655418: protein MCVKHLYGNWKKKHSGLVLKQAMWAAARATCVPMFDRAMEKLKLLKPDAWKDMADIPAKYWSRSHFKTFSKCDIQVNNMCEAFNREILEHRDKPIITLLEGIKHYITKRITKQKTLLQDYEGVICPRIQLLIEKNKQEAQNWTPSWHGDDDLSIFGVTNGVETYCVNLKNESCSCRKWELSGIPCSHVISCIWSIRKKPEGYVSPYYSKLTFGKCYANIVFPNNGPQHWNNVDHVPMSPPVMRRAIGRPKKMRNKTSDEPKNPFVLPKKFGTVTCNKCGQAGHNKRSCKGKRAADRQIPKGGNKAKKAKTTNKAKKSKGKEKPVEIGQGSQAPQPTQD, encoded by the exons ATGTGTGTCAAACACCTTTATGGTAATTGGAAGAAGAAACATTCTGGATTGGTGCTTAAACAGGCCATGTGGGCAGCAGCTAGAGCTACTTGTGTTCCTATGTTTGATAGAGCAATGGAGAAGTTGAAGCTTCTAAAGCCAGATGCATGGAAGGACATGGCTGACATTCCTGCTAAATATTGGTCAAGATCTCATTTCAAGACATTTTCAAAGTGTGATATTCAGGTTAATAACATGTGTGAGGCATTTAACAGGGAAATTTTAGAGCATCGAGACAAGCCAATCATAACACTTTTGGAAGGAATCAAGCATTATATCACAAAGAGGATAACTAAACAGAAGACACTATTACAGGACTATGAGGGTGTTATATGTCCTAGAATCCAATTGCTCATAGAGAAGAACAAACAGGAGGCACAAAACTGGACCCCTTCTTGGCATGGTGATGATGACTTATCCATCTTTGGAGTTACCAATGGAGTTGAGACTTACTGTGTCAATCTGAAAAATGAATCATGCAGCTGCAGAAAATGGGAGTTGTCTGGAATCCCATGCAGTCATGTTATCTCTTGCATTTGGAGCATTAGGAAAAAACCTGAAGGATATGTGTCTCCATATTATAG CAAGCTTACATTTGGAAAGTGCTATGCTAACATTGTGTTTCCAAATAATGGACCACAACATTGGAACAATGTTGACCATGTGCCAATGTCTCCTCCTGTCATGAGAAGGGCAATTGGCCGCCCTAAGAAGATGAGGAACAAAACATCTGATGAGCCAAAGAATCCCTTTGTTCTTCCTAAGAAGTTTGGAACTGTCACTTGCAACAAATGTGGACAAGCTGGACACAACAAGAGGAGCTGTAAGGGAAAGAGGGCAGCTGATAGGCAGATACCTAAAGGGGGCAACAAGGCAAAGAAAGCTAAGACAACCAATAAGGCAAAGAAGAGTAAGGGAAAAGAAAAACCAGTTGAGATTGGTCAAGGATCTCAGGCACCTCAACCAACTCAGGATTAG
- the LOC131657882 gene encoding uncharacterized protein LOC131657882, with product MPQQDENEEDEDHLYTPHGSEDEGDVERNPVFKSGGGCAFQLGMMFTDKDTIRDAVKEYGMENQKNVYIKKNDSKRIVVKCMEGCKFHLRFSMRNGQNYWQVVSYVSDHTCFRTADNRNAKTQWLAIRFTQLLRHSPYMKPAGLVAETLQRWGSKITTDQAYRAKRKALEMIQGAGIDQFRHLRSYGEEFLRSNPKSTVVIKYAENNGNPAFERIYICLDACKSRFATYCRPIIGLDACFLKGDYGGQLMSAVGRDGNNQIYPIAYAVVEAETKDS from the coding sequence ATGCCACAACAGGATGAGAATGAAGAGGATGAGGATCACTTATACACACCCCATGGTAGTGAGGATGAAGGAGATGTAGAAAGGAATCCAGTTTTCAAAAGTGGTGGGGGATGTGCATTCCAGCTAGGAATGATGTTTACAGACAAGGATACAATTAGAGATGCAGTGAAAGAGTATGGAatggaaaatcaaaagaatgtgTATATCAAGAAAAATGATTCTAAAAGGATTGTAGTTAAGTGTATGGAAGGCTGCAAGTTTCACTTAAGGTTCAGCATGAGGAATGGGCAGAATTATTGGCAGGTTGTTAGCTATGTGAGTGACCATACTTGTTTTAGAACTGCTGACAACAGGAATGCCAAGACTCAGTGGCTTGCAATTAGGTTTACACAATTGCTAAGGCACAGTCCATACATGAAGCCAGCTGGTCTAGTTGCTGAAACTCTTCAGAGATGGGGTTCAAAGATAACTACAGATCAAGCATATAGGGCTAAAAGAAAGGCTTTGGAAATGATACAAGGTGCTGGTATAGATCAATTCAGACACTTGAGAAGCTATGGAGAGGAGTTTTTGAGGTCCAATCCCAAGAGTACTGTGGTTATTAAATATGCAGAGAACAATGGCAATCCAGCATTTGAGAGAATCTACATTTGTTTGGATGCCTGCAAGTCAAGATTTGCCACCTACTGTAGACCTATCATTGGATTGGATGCATGTTTTCTTAAGGGTGATTATGGGGGCCAACTGATGTCAGCTGTAGGCAGAGATGGAAACAACCAAATATATCCAATAGCTTATGCTGTTGTTGAGGCTGAAACCAAAGACTCATGA